Proteins from a single region of Streptomyces spectabilis:
- a CDS encoding YbaK/EbsC family protein codes for MRAPLGNFDVVRPAPQALDLLVAPVADAVRAWSGPVPADELIHVDTEPQWADTAAFVEHYGPELLQESANCVVVAGKRGGETTLAACVVLSGTRVDVNGAVRRQLGARKASFAPMDTAVGETGMEYGGITPIGLPASWALLVDTAVTALPHVLIGSGGRRGKLIVPGKALADLPNAVLIEGLGVV; via the coding sequence ATGCGCGCTCCTCTCGGAAACTTCGACGTCGTCCGCCCCGCTCCCCAGGCCCTCGACCTGCTCGTCGCCCCCGTGGCCGACGCCGTGCGCGCCTGGAGCGGGCCCGTGCCCGCCGACGAGCTGATCCACGTCGACACCGAGCCGCAGTGGGCGGACACCGCCGCGTTCGTGGAGCACTACGGCCCCGAGCTGCTCCAGGAGTCCGCGAACTGCGTCGTCGTCGCGGGCAAGCGCGGCGGCGAGACCACGCTCGCCGCGTGCGTGGTCCTCTCCGGCACCCGCGTCGACGTGAACGGTGCCGTGCGCCGCCAACTGGGCGCCCGCAAGGCGTCGTTCGCGCCGATGGACACCGCCGTGGGCGAGACCGGCATGGAGTACGGCGGCATCACGCCGATCGGCCTGCCCGCGAGCTGGGCGCTGCTCGTGGACACCGCCGTGACCGCCCTTCCGCACGTCCTGATCGGCAGCGGCGGCCGTCGCGGCAAGCTGATCGTGCCCGGCAAGGCGCTCGCGGACCTGCCGAACGCCGTGCTCATCGAGGGCCTCGGCGTGGTCTGA
- a CDS encoding helix-turn-helix domain-containing protein encodes MSDLDQLTQSLARNLKRWRGERGFTLDALAARSGVSRGMIIQIEQARTNPSVGITVKLADALGISITTLLDYEQGPHVRVVPPEQMVRMWSTDAGSSTTLLVGAEARGPFELWSWRLMPGDGSDSDAHPPGTIELLHVRAGELTLVVDGAEHLVPTGSSVTFEANVPHGYHNKGAEPVEMTMSVAVPPAHAGSY; translated from the coding sequence GTGTCGGATCTCGACCAGCTCACGCAGTCGCTCGCGCGGAACCTGAAGCGCTGGCGCGGCGAGAGGGGCTTCACGCTCGACGCCCTCGCGGCCCGCTCCGGCGTCAGCCGCGGCATGATCATCCAGATCGAGCAGGCCCGCACCAACCCCAGCGTCGGCATCACCGTCAAGCTCGCCGACGCCCTCGGCATCAGCATCACCACCCTGCTCGACTACGAGCAGGGCCCGCACGTGCGCGTCGTGCCGCCCGAGCAGATGGTGCGGATGTGGTCCACCGACGCGGGCTCCAGCACCACGCTGCTCGTCGGCGCCGAGGCGCGCGGCCCCTTCGAGCTGTGGTCGTGGCGCCTGATGCCCGGCGACGGCAGCGACTCCGACGCGCACCCGCCCGGCACCATCGAGCTGCTGCACGTACGGGCCGGTGAACTGACGCTCGTCGTGGACGGCGCGGAGCACCTCGTGCCCACCGGGTCCTCGGTGACCTTCGAGGCCAACGTCCCGCACGGCTACCACAACAAGGGCGCGGAACCGGTGGAGATGACCATGTCCGTGGCGGTGCCGCCCGCGCACGCCGGGTCGTACTGA
- a CDS encoding DMT family transporter, with the protein MTALFALATSLMWGLADFGGGLLTRRIPALTVVVVSQCVAVAVLGVVVVATGSWTEWGPQLWFAVGAGLVGPVAMLAFYKALALGPMGVVSPLGSLGVVVPVGVGLFLGERPGPAQFAGIAVAVVGIVLAGGPELRGAPVRRQAVLLTLLAAFGFGAVMALIAEASTTVTGLFLALFVQRVTNVLAGGTALYVSVRRGGRALPEGTGMHIVWAALPALAFVGLADVAANGTYAMAARSGPVTVAAVLASLYPVVTALAARGVLKERLRGVQAAGAGLALVGTVLLATG; encoded by the coding sequence CTGACAGCGCTGTTCGCCCTGGCCACCAGCCTCATGTGGGGCCTCGCCGACTTCGGCGGCGGACTGCTGACCCGGCGCATCCCCGCCCTGACCGTGGTCGTGGTGTCCCAGTGCGTCGCGGTGGCCGTCCTCGGCGTCGTGGTGGTCGCCACCGGCAGCTGGACCGAGTGGGGGCCACAGCTCTGGTTCGCCGTCGGCGCGGGCCTGGTGGGGCCGGTCGCGATGCTCGCCTTCTACAAGGCGCTCGCGCTCGGCCCGATGGGCGTGGTCTCGCCGCTCGGCTCCCTCGGCGTCGTGGTGCCGGTGGGCGTCGGCCTGTTCCTGGGCGAGCGGCCGGGCCCCGCGCAGTTCGCGGGCATCGCCGTGGCCGTCGTCGGCATCGTCCTCGCGGGCGGGCCCGAGCTGCGCGGCGCGCCCGTGCGGCGCCAGGCGGTCCTGCTCACGCTGCTCGCGGCGTTCGGCTTCGGCGCCGTCATGGCCCTGATCGCGGAGGCGTCGACCACCGTCACGGGCCTGTTCCTCGCCCTGTTCGTCCAGCGCGTCACGAACGTCCTGGCGGGCGGGACCGCCCTGTACGTCAGCGTGCGGCGCGGCGGCAGGGCCCTGCCGGAGGGCACCGGCATGCACATCGTCTGGGCCGCGCTGCCCGCGCTCGCCTTCGTGGGCCTCGCGGACGTCGCCGCCAACGGCACGTACGCGATGGCGGCCCGCAGCGGCCCCGTCACCGTCGCGGCCGTGCTCGCCTCCCTCTACCCCGTGGTCACCGCGCTCGCCGCGCGCGGCGTCCTCAAGGAACGCCTCCGCGGAGTGCAGGCGGCGGGCGCGGGCCTCGCCCTGGTGGGGACGGTGCTGCTCGCCACGGGGTGA